DNA from Evansella sp. LMS18:
CGCAGCCTCTGTGCGTCCTTGCAGCCTCTATGAATAATTCAGTCTGGCATGGCCCAGATTATTTCCTGGATTCTTATGAAAAAAGTCGTATCTTTGCTCTGGACAGTTATATGGTCAGGTTTCACTTCCATTAACTGTCCCTGCACAGTCCCTCTCCCTGTCTCTATAACTACATGTCTGCCGATAAGCGACCGCAGTGTCTCATTTAAGAATGGGTCATACAGTGAGATATACTGCACACTCCCCTGCGTGTTCCTGTTCTCAGCCATATATACATGCCTCCTGGACCTGGCCATCTCTGCCAGCTTTTTTTCAAAAATAGGATTCACGATGTTCAGCAGGAAAGTTTTTTTCTCCCGCCAGTCTCATTATATGCCCTGGTAATCGCCTGGTGACGGGAAAGAGGATTTTTGTGGCAGGCAGAATTAATTATTGTCTTTATAAGAGGATGCATCCCAGCCAGCCTTTCTTCTTTCGGTATTCATTCCTATTTCGTTTCCTCTCTTTATCTATTATAATTAAGTCAGCTTTATACTAACAACATAGTATGTCCACTAGCCGAGGTGAAAAAATGTCGAAGAACAAGAAAATTTATTTTGGGGCAGGGGCTGTTATTCTCTTAGCTTTATCACTGCTAATGATAGTAATGACGATGGATGAACCCCAGAACGGAGCCTCACAGCCTCAGGTCTCACAGGATTCTGCGAGCGAGACTGAAGAAACAGAAAGTAACGGGTCTGACAGCAATGATAATGTTACTGACGAACCAGTCGGGGAAGGAAGCATATTGGGAGATGATCAATTTAATGATGACGAAATAATGGAGTACGCAGAAGAAGCTGTCAGCAATACATCACTGACAAGCTCTATTGATGGTCCCAGAATCGAATCTTTCAGAGAACATGCTCTTCTACGGCAAAATTATCTCAACCTTATGGGGCAGAATTTATCTGAAGAAGACGAAATGGAGAATGAAGCTGATTGGTCAGCTAAGGAACTCAATGCCTGGATAGCCGTTGCTGAAGAAGAAACGGGATTTACCTATTCAGAAGATGAGTTTATGGAGTTTGTGAATGAAGAAGGATATATCGAAGAAGATGACCAGGAAACAAGAATATTACTGCATGTACTTTCAGAAGAAGACGACAACCTCTATACAAGGCAGCTGGAATATCTATATATGCGGCCATTCGTCTGGCAATCGGTAAAACCGGCTTTAGAAGAGCAATATGAGCAGGAATCTGACGAGTCAGATGAAGAATATGAATACAGGCTTTATTTAGAACTTGGAGAAGCAATATCAGCCTATCTTGATGAAAACCATCCCGAACTCATGCAATAAGTAACAAATAACACGAACAGCCACCAAATATCCGGTGGCTGTTTTTACATTTTTTAATAGGATCTATTACAAGGTGTGTACAAATTCTCAGTCATACTCAGAAAAAACTAAAGTAAACATTGCTTTTTCATCAGTCACTGTATCTATTAATACCAATTTTGCCTCTGTTTCAAAATCGAGGGCCGGGACATTGAAATAGGCCCTCTTCATCGCTCCGCCGCCAAGAACTTCCTCTTTTTCAGCATATATAATTTCTCCATCCTGTTCTATCGCCGCCTCGTAAAGAAAACCTTTATTTTCCCTGAAACGGATGCTGAATGGAAGGTAACCGTCCATTAATTCTTTTGTAACTTCTTCTCTTTTTACTTTTCGGCCGTATAGCTGATATGTTTCAGAGGTCTTTCTTGCAACGGTTAATGCAGGTGGTTCTATGTAT
Protein-coding regions in this window:
- a CDS encoding YuzF family protein, encoding MAENRNTQGSVQYISLYDPFLNETLRSLIGRHVVIETGRGTVQGQLMEVKPDHITVQSKDTTFFIRIQEIIWAMPD